In Candidatus Manganitrophaceae bacterium, one DNA window encodes the following:
- a CDS encoding NAD-dependent epimerase/dehydratase family protein, with product MRILVTGGAGFLGSHLCEALLGQGHEVLSLDNYFTGSKENIAPFLQHPR from the coding sequence ATGCGTATTTTGGTAACCGGGGGAGCGGGGTTTTTAGGCTCGCATTTGTGTGAAGCGCTGCTGGGGCAGGGGCATGAAGTGCTCTCGCTGGACAACTACTTCACCGGCAGCAAAGAGAACATCGCCCCTTTCCTGCAGCATCCACGC